ttaaggcgacagtggcaaggaaaactccctttgaacaggaagaaacctcgagcagaacctggctcagatgggggaccctcctgccgatggccgggctgggtgaaaggaggaaaaggaagaagataggacagctaggaatggaggagagggggagaaagacatgcagcataatacagacaatggacaatgttagtgggtcagcatttacattacagttagtgaacagttactggataatgtgtgctcagcagattacagttataataggaaatagagcacagaggcaaaaagctgtcatgactggtaattatttacattacagcctgcaaagaatattaatccaatatttatctgtagcagaacggaacattaaacatgttagaaatagatcattgtaaacaataaacagcagcaggtgggtggagccaggaccacaagacatgcagctccggagccagaggtacctgcagaaaggtacagagagaccagagagaaacaaacacaggactacgggacagagaggacacagagttaatgacatgtaataaaggctaataaatttgagagtgggtctgaggagagaaagagaaagaagaagaagtgcgcagtagatcatgggatgtcccccagcagcctaggcctatagcagcataactaggggatgattcagttgcctgagccagccctactaagggctatatccttaactgtaacagtgtctatagagataattgtgactaactgtatgtttagtcataataactaaaactgtaactagaCTAATTAAttagtcataattttttttttgttttttctgacattttgaggccatactaaagtatgactttttttggccgattttgatgaaGAAGGCAGCGTTCGTGGTGGAGCACGACTTCATCATGGCGACCTATCTGGCTGACAGAGTCATCGTGTTTGACGGTATTCCCTCCAAGAAGACCGCAGCAAACACGTAagcaacaaagacattttttaaaactatcaCGGCAACAACTAAATACTTAGTGAAGTGAAaactgagtttgttttctgttcatcagGCCTCAGGGTCTGTTAGCGGGGATGAACCGGTTTCTGTCGCTGCTGGAAATCACATTCAGGA
The sequence above is drawn from the Toxotes jaculatrix isolate fToxJac2 chromosome 23, fToxJac2.pri, whole genome shotgun sequence genome and encodes:
- the LOC121177457 gene encoding ATP-binding cassette sub-family E member 1-like, giving the protein MKKAAFVVEHDFIMATYLADRVIVFDGIPSKKTAANTPQGLLAGMNRFLSLLEITFRRDPNNFRPRINKLNSIKVFTPVNSLYMSVLRCKTEEPSEICFFIIKAMHFIYPELF